AATAGAAAAGACAGGGGTCACCGACTCGCTGCGTCCAGTGTCATCTCAAGATTATAAGGCGCTCGATGAAGATTTGTAAAATGGCCATGGCAGGCGAAGGATGACATATAAAAGGGTGAATCTAACATGTCTCAAGTAATAACAGAAGTACAACAATTGCGTTTGAAATTTCCTGGGCAATCACAGCTGTTGTTTAAAGATATGACGCTCTCAGTTGAAAAAGGAGAAAAGGTTTTACTTCTGGGACCAAGTGGATGTGGAAAGTCAACCGTCTTACAAGTGCTATCAGGATTAATTCCACACACCATTGAAGTCCCCTTCAAAGCAAATAAGATAGAGACGCCTCAATCGTGGGGTTATGTGTTTCAAGACCCTGATACGCAGTTCTGTATGCCCTATGTTGATGAAGAAATTGCTTTTGTCTTAGAAAATCTCAACGTCCCTCATGAGAAAATGGAGGGTTATATCTCACATTATATACACAAGGTTGGGCTCCAATTAGGCGATCTCCATACAGGAATTCAAACCTTGTCCCAAGGTATGAAGCAGCGTTTGGCCCTGGCATCGGTACTTGCTTTAGAGCCTGAGGTTCTCTTTTTAGATGAGCCTACGGCTTTGTTGGATCCAGACGGTACGAAACAGATTTGGGAGACATTGAAAAGTGTCACAGAAGATAAGACCGTGATTATTGTAGAACATAAAATCGATCATATTATGGGTTATGTCGATCGTGTGATTCTCTTTAATAATCAGGGGGAAATATTGGCGAACGATCGACCTGACACTATTTTTGAACAATACAGAGACGCATTGGATACGTACGGGATATGGCACCCTGCTGTATGGGATCATTTTAAGGCCGCATCTTTAGATAAAGGGGCTCCGCTCTTGGGTGCAACCTTAGATGAGACGGAGGATGGGGAATCAAGCTTTGTAGAAGAGCCAGATCTACGTCGTACCAATCGAGGTAAAAAGACACGTGATACTATGTCAAGTCTTGGATTTGATCAACATGACACAACTCAAGTAGAAATCTCACATTTAACAGGCTTTCGAGGGAAACACCCCAAAATCAAGATACCAGAAGTTGATATACAAGGTAAAGAATGGATCTGTGTCGTCGGCGAAAATGGGGCGGGTAAAAGCACGTTGTTGCACGCCCTCATGCAACTGATTCGAACAGAAGGAACATACCGCTTGAACGGTCAAGACATCTCCCAATATCCTAATTTAGCTACTGAATACGCTTTTGTATTTCAAAACCCAGAATTTCAGTTTGTGACGAATACCGTCTACGATGAGATGGCTTATGGGCTACGCCAAGAGAAACAGGCGGAAGAACAGATCGATCAGACCGTGCAGGCATTTCTTCGTTTTTTCTCACTTGAGGGTAAAGAGAAACAGCACCCATATCAATTATCAATGGGACAGAAACGTCGCTTAAGCGTCGCTTCTGCTCTCGTTCAAAATCAAGGTGTGCTCCTATTAGATGAACCGACTTTTGGTCAGGATGCCAAAAATACGTTTAATATGTTAGCGCAATTTGAGACACTACGACATCAAGGAAAGACGATCATCATGGTGACTCACGATGAGCATATAATAGAGCACTTTGCTACTCGTTTGTGGGAAGTAAAAGACGGAGTCCTTGTATTAGACCAAGTTCTCAATCCAGATGAACAGCGACACCAAGAGGAAGAAAAAGAACATAAGGAAAACAAACAGTATGGGGAAACGAAAGCGAAAGTGAGTGAACAAAATGAGGTGGAGGGAAGTACGGGATGTCTATCGACTTAAGCTATCAAGAAACATGGATGCATAAAGCTAACCCTAGCTTAAAACTGGTGCTGTTCCTTATCCTCATGGTGACATTACTATTTATCCACCGTTTGGACTATTTAATATACTTTACGGTATTCCCTTTAGCTTTACTCTTTTTATTCACAGGCCACCCTATAAAAAGGGTCTTACTGTTCTCCATTCCATTTGTCCTACTGTTTATCTCCACGTCGACCTCTATGATTTTCTTTGGCAAAGGAGATACAACATGGTTTCATTGGGGACTCGTGCACATTACAGAAGAGAGTTTCTACCGAGGGATACACTTAGGATTTCGTGCTCTAAACTATGCCATAATAGGTTTGGTTTTCGCCTTAACCACTAGACCGGTCAATCTCTTCTATTCACTCATGCAACAGATGAAGTTAGCCCCTCGGTATGCGTATAGTTTCATGGCCGCTGTACGTCTGTTACCCATCGCCTTCGAAGAATTTCAAACGTTACGTTACGCGTATAAGGTACGAGGGGTGCAACATGAGAAGGGCTTGAAAGGGATGTATGAGAAGCTGAAGTTTTACGCTATCCCACTCCTTGCCCAAAGCATACGACGAGCTCAAAGAATCGCTTTGGCTATGGAAGCCAAACAGTTCACTAACGGCAGACGTACCCATTATTATCGTATCGGTTTTAGCAGACATGATCTCACATTAGTGCTATGCGTTATGATGAGTATTTTGTCAGCCTACTTATTCAGTCAATATTTACCCTATACAGGGGTTGAAGACGTCAGGTACTACGATTAAATCCCAATTTGAATAGAGAAAAAACCACACCATTTGAAATATTAAGGACAATTTGAAATATTAAAGGAGGAAGACATATGACATTTACACAGAAAATAAGGCAGGATGCAGACCCTATCTGGCAGGCGAGCTTTGACCATCCCTTCGTTAAGGGAATTGGAGACGGGGGATTACCACTCGATCGTTTTCGTTTTTATGTCCTTCAGGACTCATACTATCTCAGTCAATTTGCACGCGTTCAAGCCCTCGGTGCAGCGAAGACAGATGATTTTTACATCACTAAGAGAATGGCCGTTCATGTTCAAGGGACGTACGAAGCTGAGCACGCCTTACATGATACATTTATGAAGAAACTCGATATCACTAAAGAAGAAATCAAACAGTTCAAACCTGCACCAACCGCGTATGCCTATACGTCGCATCTTATGAGAGCAGGATATAACGGACACTTGGGCGATATCATCGCCGCGCTATTACCTTGCTATTGGTTGTATTATGAAATCGGAGAAAAATTACAAGGGGCCACACCACAAGAACCGATTTATCAAGAATGGATTGCGGCTTACGGAGGAGACTGGTTCCGTGAACTTGTTGAGGAGCAAATCAACAATTTAGACACAATTGCCGAACAAGTCACGCAAGCTGAACGCGATCGAATGCAGGAACACTTCATGATTAGTAGTCAGTATGAGTATGCCTTCTGGGATATGGCTTATAAAAAAGAGCAATGGCCTGTCAATGTGGGCATAACGGTATCATAACGATCGTTCTTTAATAAATTATACTTCTATCATGCCACCATCAAGTCGGCGGAAATGACGCAAGGATGCTAATTCCTCCACAAACTTGAGGGTGGCTTGATCTTTCGATTTGGCTTCAATCATGATGTCTGCGTCACGTCCAAAGGCAACCAAATCCTTGATAAACGGGAGAGCAAAAGTGAGATCAACATCTTCGGCGTGTGATCGATACTCTTTCTCAGATTTGGGTGAGGATAAATGGAATTTAGGCCTGTCATGAAAGCCTTCCCAAGAGTCGTAAATACGAGGCAGAAGATCTTCCACTTCCTCTTGGCCTGGATTTGCCCAGTGGTGGTGATAATCAAAAACAATCGGAAAACCGTGTCGTTCGCAAATGTCCAGCGTCTCTAACGCCGTGTAAGTTTTATCATCGTTCTCAAGGGTTATTTGCCGTCTGATAGTCTCATCAAGCTTCACAATGTTCTCATCAAACCTTGACACAGCCAGAGCCTTATCCCCATACACCCCACCCACGTGGATGTTAATATTCCCTTCCTTATGTAATCCCATCGCTTCAAGCATGTCATAATGATAAGTCATATCGCTAATGGCATTCTCTGTGATGTGTGGTTTATCACTTGTAAATACTGTAAACTGATTGGGATGAAAACTCACACGTAAACCAAATTGGCGTACAACGTCGCCAATCTCTTTAAAAAGATGTCCAAAAGGCGTGAGATAATCCCACCGAGCTTCAGGATGTGTGGCCAACGGAACGAGAGAAGAAGACATACGATAGACGTCAATACCATGAGCAATATTATAGTACAAAGCTCTGAGCGTACTCTTCAGATTTTTCTCCGTAGCTAAATATAACTTTTCCTTTCGCGACTCGTGATCAAGCTTTTTCCACTGCGTAAAAGTCAACGTCCGCGAAGGAGACGCTTCCCATAAGGATAAAGCCCTCGACACATACCCAAAACGCAGAATCATGAAAGTCACCCCAGTTAGTCCTTCATTGATTAGAAATCACCATTAGCTTACTGTCAAAGTGTCAAAATTTATACGTTAAGAAACTTAAGTGTAGGAAAAACTCGTGAAGGATATGTTAGCCATTACTCAGTACGATGTTACTTTCCCCATCGATGAATGTCTGATATGACGATAATAGACGCCAGTTTGTGAACATATTATAATGGCAATAATAATATAATAGGGAGGATTCAAGAAATGACAGTCAATTACTCAAAAGGGCGTTTAACGAAAGGTAGAAGAAAAGCGATTGGTAAACGCCGGAGAGTGAGTGCAAGTCAAAGTAAAGGTGTGTCGGTGAAGCCCATGGAGAACAAAGCGATTAGGCGTAAAAACTTTCGGGTAGGAGCAAAAAGCGGTTTTACACTTCCTATCGATCTACTAGAGCGTAACGGGATTAAAGTGGGAGACCAAGTGGAAGTGACCGAGAAGGATGGTGAAATCAGCATCCGTAAAGTTAAACAAAAACCGCTATCAAAAGGCATTAGCCCAGATTTCTATGAGACTTTAGAGCGCAATTCC
The genomic region above belongs to Caldalkalibacillus salinus and contains:
- the uvsE gene encoding UV DNA damage repair endonuclease UvsE, which gives rise to MILRFGYVSRALSLWEASPSRTLTFTQWKKLDHESRKEKLYLATEKNLKSTLRALYYNIAHGIDVYRMSSSLVPLATHPEARWDYLTPFGHLFKEIGDVVRQFGLRVSFHPNQFTVFTSDKPHITENAISDMTYHYDMLEAMGLHKEGNINIHVGGVYGDKALAVSRFDENIVKLDETIRRQITLENDDKTYTALETLDICERHGFPIVFDYHHHWANPGQEEVEDLLPRIYDSWEGFHDRPKFHLSSPKSEKEYRSHAEDVDLTFALPFIKDLVAFGRDADIMIEAKSKDQATLKFVEELASLRHFRRLDGGMIEV
- a CDS encoding AbrB/MazE/SpoVT family DNA-binding domain-containing protein: MTVNYSKGRLTKGRRKAIGKRRRVSASQSKGVSVKPMENKAIRRKNFRVGAKSGFTLPIDLLERNGIKVGDQVEVTEKDGEISIRKVKQKPLSKGISPDFYETLERNSKRYDEALKGLVER
- a CDS encoding ABC transporter ATP-binding protein: MSQVITEVQQLRLKFPGQSQLLFKDMTLSVEKGEKVLLLGPSGCGKSTVLQVLSGLIPHTIEVPFKANKIETPQSWGYVFQDPDTQFCMPYVDEEIAFVLENLNVPHEKMEGYISHYIHKVGLQLGDLHTGIQTLSQGMKQRLALASVLALEPEVLFLDEPTALLDPDGTKQIWETLKSVTEDKTVIIVEHKIDHIMGYVDRVILFNNQGEILANDRPDTIFEQYRDALDTYGIWHPAVWDHFKAASLDKGAPLLGATLDETEDGESSFVEEPDLRRTNRGKKTRDTMSSLGFDQHDTTQVEISHLTGFRGKHPKIKIPEVDIQGKEWICVVGENGAGKSTLLHALMQLIRTEGTYRLNGQDISQYPNLATEYAFVFQNPEFQFVTNTVYDEMAYGLRQEKQAEEQIDQTVQAFLRFFSLEGKEKQHPYQLSMGQKRRLSVASALVQNQGVLLLDEPTFGQDAKNTFNMLAQFETLRHQGKTIIMVTHDEHIIEHFATRLWEVKDGVLVLDQVLNPDEQRHQEEEKEHKENKQYGETKAKVSEQNEVEGSTGCLST
- a CDS encoding energy-coupling factor transporter transmembrane component T family protein, which codes for MSIDLSYQETWMHKANPSLKLVLFLILMVTLLFIHRLDYLIYFTVFPLALLFLFTGHPIKRVLLFSIPFVLLFISTSTSMIFFGKGDTTWFHWGLVHITEESFYRGIHLGFRALNYAIIGLVFALTTRPVNLFYSLMQQMKLAPRYAYSFMAAVRLLPIAFEEFQTLRYAYKVRGVQHEKGLKGMYEKLKFYAIPLLAQSIRRAQRIALAMEAKQFTNGRRTHYYRIGFSRHDLTLVLCVMMSILSAYLFSQYLPYTGVEDVRYYD
- the tenA gene encoding thiaminase II; protein product: MTFTQKIRQDADPIWQASFDHPFVKGIGDGGLPLDRFRFYVLQDSYYLSQFARVQALGAAKTDDFYITKRMAVHVQGTYEAEHALHDTFMKKLDITKEEIKQFKPAPTAYAYTSHLMRAGYNGHLGDIIAALLPCYWLYYEIGEKLQGATPQEPIYQEWIAAYGGDWFRELVEEQINNLDTIAEQVTQAERDRMQEHFMISSQYEYAFWDMAYKKEQWPVNVGITVS